tatattttgtatacagCCAAAGTCAATAATGTTAAAGGgacaattcacccaaaaattctgtcattaattactcaccctcatgttatttcaaacctttgttcatcttaagaagacaaattaagatatttttgataaaatccgagagctttctgaccctgtatagagaGTAATGTCTTAATctgtgttccaaaaatgaacgaatgtcttaataggtttggaacgagtaattaatgacaaaattttaattttgtgggtgaactatccccttaAGGCCTGTTCATACCAAGAATGATAAATATAAGGAGAACTACAACTATATGTTTTTTATAAGCACTTTTAGAAGTGCTTATAAATGCTTGAGCTCTTTAAAGTCTGgtcgattctgattggctgttactgtttttaataattcatgagCTGGATAAAAATGGTTCTGATTGATCCAATGATACTGTTATTGTTATAAAGCAGCTGTGGTGTGCACTTCACTATTCTCATAGAATGATTTATAGTTATCGTTACAGTTATCATCCTTggtaaaaagcatttaaatatatattatctgTAAGCTTAATAAACCATTTTAGCGAATGGTTGTCAGTGCTCTTATTGTGTTAACCAGGAAAGGGCAGGAGTATTATACTGTAGCTAGGTATAAAGAAAATTAACAGAAGGACCTTCAGAAAGTAGGCTATCATTGTGGACAGTCTGACAAGATTACAACAGTGATTATATTAGCATAAATTGGCCTCTATTATCTGCGCAACATTCCTCTTCATTTCGGTGTAGCTAGGCAGAGACGCTTGAGATTATGACATGATAAAGCGTCCACTTTCTgttcttaattaaaataaatagaggCAAGGATAATTGGATATGCAATGATTCattccctgaaaaaaaaaaaaaaataataagaagatgAAGGTGATTTCGTCTCGGTGGTAAATGCTCCGCTTGAGCCGGGattacaaacaaattaaaagacGCTGTTTTATAAGGGCAGTCCAAGTGCACTCGAGTCTCTAGCTTAAAGCTTCCTGAGCTCAGACCACATACTGGTAGGGGTCAGCTTTCCCGTGGTCGGGTGTGGAAAACGGGCTAAACCATGCTATCGAGAAGGGGTGTCCGAATACCGCCTTCATGTTcatccattttgtttttttagcccATCTTCTCTCTTCCTTTTTCAACTGCTCTATGCCCTAAAAACAAGAGATAACCGAGACTTCAGAGTGTGtgaatattacaaaacaaaagagGAAAAGAACAACTGACCCATTCCATAAACACAGAACTTTAATTAGatatatttatctgtttatATAGTGATTTTCACAGTGAACAGTCATGCCACTATGGCAATGCTCAGAATGCAATACTAGCATACTGCTTAGTCCATTCAGTGCAGTATAAACTGCATACTGCctacttatttttataaaaagatTGTGAagaataatgtattatataacgGTGTGTTCTCAAACAGTAATGTACTGAAATGGTActgtaaagggatagttcacccaaaaatgaaaattctgtcattactcactcactctcatgttgttcaaaacccGTAAGGCCTTCATTCTTcgtcggaacacaaattaagatatttttgatgaaatatgagagctttctgatcctgcatagacaccaATGCATTAAACAGGGTTTCTACTggttttatgagggtaaatgtaagactttaagacctttttaagaccaactaaagaaaaaaaaaacagaagggaaaacaatacagcaatatttTCTGTAAGTATAGTTCgagctttactttcactttcaaattagcagcattTCAGTGTCTAGCAATTTGTCACCTTAGAAtaataaggttctatctgacatttgtctccaaaattgagttattcacatattcttattctgtgacaacttatttacattgtgatgtttcttttgtaagctgtgtacattttgggcctttttttagaaaacaataaTGGTTTTgtctacagaagtctatggaatgcaaaaactttgaagctaaatctcaaaagtgctcagaatgcagattgAACCTTAGAATTCTAAGGCGAcgaattgtatatttttagtgtttcagctttccctcttttcctcgctTTCCTTCGGTAAAAGCACCGtgtacattttactttcactttcaaattagcggcAATTCGACGTTTGAGGTTTCCCTCTTTTCTTTACTTTggttttaagtagcttgtaaaagcattgtgcgcattttactttGACTTTTAAACTAGCGGCATTAACGTAACGtaacaaaacgaataaaaatacatcatgTTATAtgcttaatataaaataataacttacacagtttaaataggtatacaaaactgaaaatcagtaaacactgtgtaatcaaataaataagaaatgtggAATGTAAGAAATGTAGAATCACCTTAAATATAAATGGCAGACGTCAACAGTcttttcaaaattcaaattatttttaatattttgcattttgttttctcacttctctcttcttgtcagtcagctcgACTCACTTGATTCACATGATAAATGTAATCTGATGAGACTGTCGTTCGGCACACTGCACTGAGCAGCCACGTTCAGTTTTACTTGTATTGTCGGTTCTCTAACagaactaaatgatttttattactataaaaaaattaaaacgacAAGTTCTTCGGGTGATTGACAGATTAAACAGCACATACCTCCATCTACTGcgtattgtttaatgaatattgagcgacctaagccatgtagcacagaaattacgttttcgcttcactttaaaattaaacacataCGGAAACAATCCCTCATGAAAATTAATGCCATGATCATATGATTTTAAGACTTGCTactctgatttaagaccttttcaaggccttaattcACGGAAAAACGATTTAAGGCTTTTTTAAGCTCTGTGGAAACcctgttaaaatagcccatgcgACATCTGTCGTATTCTTGTGAACGCACGTCGAAGACTggcacagaagagaagaaattgttgaataaagttgttatttttgttttctttgcacacaagtattctcatagcttcataacattatgattggaccactgatgtcacatggactgttttaacaatatccttactacctttctgggccttgaacatttcacttgcattgctgtctatgcagggtcagaaagctctcggatttcattaaaaaaatatcttaatcagatgaacgaagatcttaacAGCTTctaacgacatgagggtgagtaattaatgacaacattttcatttttggatgaactttccctttaaaagataactgttatttaacatttttaatccagtttatgtaaaaatgtcttgattCTCAATATTTCAATCAAATAAGGATTCAAAAAGGAGAGGCTAAAAATGGTATCGGATCAATTCAGGTTTGTGCACCATTCcgaaaaaaatacttaaaaggagtagtttacttccagaacaaaaatttatagaaacgtactcgcccccttgtcatccaggatgttcatgtctgtcgtttttcagtcctaaagaaattatgttttttgaggaaaacatttcaggatttctctccatatagtggagttctatggtgcctgcgaatttgaactttcaaaatgcagtttaaatccagcttcaaagggctttaaatgatcccagccgaggaagaagcgtCTTGTCTCATTTCcttctctaacttcaaaatcgatctgtttttattttttaaactttctttgtataacactgggttggtacttctgcagcaatgcaggacgatttgaagttggaggagaaaatgagatgggagtttttcgacatacccttactgtattgaactggaatacacagttcacgcagagctagacaagacgagcatttgaggttaaaaagattataaattgtcaaatgttttttagaaaataattcaTTGTTTCACTAGAGAAGACCCAtcttcctaggctgggatcctaaaatattttcctcaaaaaacaatttcttcacgactgaagaaagaaagacatgaacatcttggacaacaagggggtgagtaaattatttgtaaatttttggtCTGGAAGTGGACGACTTCTTTAAGCAGATGCTATACACCTGCATTTATCAAAGGGACCTATTAGACAAAGTACAGACAATGTAGACCAACAAAGACAATCAAATGGCGTCCTCCTCAAAACAAATTTCTGACTGCATCTACAGGACAGAAATATGTTTGGATTGTGTTTCCAGGTCAGTTAGTTCACAAGACCATGTGTTATACAAGCATGTTGCTCAAAAGCACTGGATTGTTGGTTTCATCAATgtatagaatattttaataataactaacAAGGTATGGTATGTTGCAAATAACCAAAATGAATGTACgctactgttattttaatacacaaTGACCTAGTTATACATATTGCATACGTGTTACATTTCATGTCAAGCACTTTCTGTTagcatttttgttaaaacacACGTTCACACGCATTAACCTAAAAATAACACCACATATCTCACCACAAGCACTACCTCCACCACATTCGCCCACTGCTGAAGGAAGCAATCTCTTACCGTCTCATCTGTGCAGATAGAATGGATTTGGGTGCCAAACATCACAGAGGTGAAGATGAGGAAGAGGAGGCCCTCAAAGCAcaggaggatgaggaggatgacAGTGGCTGGAGGGGAGAAGGTACTGCATTCTGGGGTCAGGAGGGGAGAGGGAACACATACAGCCTTAACACACATACAGCTATACACTACAATAACAATCTAATATACTAATACTAactaatatactaataaaatcCCAGACTCATTTTGACCGTGTATAATTATTTGTAACCAGAAGAAAAAGAGGGTTCGTGGGTATGAATATCTGGCAACACGTCTGTATTTGCATGTGCAAACTGGGACGCAAAGCGTTGAAACACATCAGCACATGGGTTAAGAGGTTTGATTATTTCACCAAGCTTGGTTAGCAATGTACCAGTGACCTGTTTAAAAACACCATTGGTAACACTGTTTTTGATCGCCATTTATatgctactgttcaaaagttcgggatcagtaagatttttttgatgttatgaaagaacttttttttttaaacttgcattaatttgattaaaaacacaatcaaaaagttgacggtagccattgacttctgtAGAATGGAAGAAAAatgctatggaagtcaatgactgtttggttaccaacattaaAGAAAGTGACAACGTATTGTCAACTATGGTGACCCATAGtcgaaattggtcctctgcatttaacccatcacgagtgcacacacacagcagtgagaagtgaacacacacgcacacacacacacacacacacacactgtgaacacacacccggagcagtgggcagccattgctccagtgcccggggagcaattgggggttcagtgccttgctcaagggcacttcagtcatggtattgaaggtggaaagagcgctgtttattcacaatacccaccttcaattcctgctggtgcgGGAATCGAACCAGCGACCTTTGGGTTGCGAgcccgactctctaaccattaggccattattcaaaatatcttgtgttggataaaagctttattttgtttaaaaaaaagtattctcgcagtttaataaaattaaggttgaatcactgatgtcacatggactgttttatcaatgtccttactacctttctgggcctttaatgtgttagttgcattgctgtctacgcaggctcagaaagctcttagatatcatcaaaaatatcttaatttgtgttgtgaagatgaatgaaggtcttacaggttttgaatgaaataagggtgagtaattaatgacagaatttttatttttgtgtgaactacccctttaacttctttcaaaaaatcgTACaggccccaaacttttgaacgactGTAATGAAGAAATTGATTCCAACATAGGCTTTGCTATTCTAAATAACCTCCCAAAAGCACTTCAACAGTATTCGTCAGCAGTAAACGCAGGTTGAAAAACTAATGCAAGgctgaataaaaatttatataaaagaaTCACTGGACCTGTGGTAGGGAGATAAGAATGTCCTCCAACAACTCAAACTGTGGCACTCATCTGAACAATGTGTGTTTGAATCCAGCTCACAACATTTGCTTACATACTACTTCCCCCTCTTTATTACCGGTCCACTATTTGTACTAATAAAAGGGactttataatacatttacataatactgtttgtccatcataaaaaaaaaagtgctcagCAGCAATTTTCTATTCTCACGCACATCAACTTCCACATGCAGACAAATGTCTagttttatgatacttttatggtgctttaaCACGCTTTTTAGAGATTAAAATAGTTAGTTACATTGTAATCGAATGGAAAATAGGACCAGTGTATTCATTAGAATGTACTGGAAACACATTTTCAAACAAGgcacatttttgggtgaactgtcactttaagaagTTGGAATGCTTTTCCAGCAGATAACATTCTAAATTGCATGCTTGCCATGTGACCCTGACATTTAGAGGTCATTGGTAAAGCTATCCGTCTTGCTAACAATAACTTGCTTTTTTTACTTACTCGTCCAGTCATCTTCAAAGCAGTAGAGAAAATGAAAGACCACCATGGCCAAGGCATGCAGAGAGATCAGGCAAATGTACATCTGAAAAACACACCAGCACCAACATTAGACTTGTTTTCAAATAAcaagaatgaaataaaacatacaattaaAACCCTAATGAAAACaatcaatttaatattaatgatactTTCAAAGTAATTAGTTCGCTTCATTCATCTGGACTTTTATCAGCAAACACAGAAATAGTTTACAACATGCGGCTAACACAACTGTGTCTGTGCTATTTGTAGAAGTGTGCATGACGGGACTTTTTCAGCACTTACTGTGAAAAGCACAAAGTACTTCTGGTTATTTTCCCCGACGCAATTGTTTACCCAAGGGCAATGATGATCCATCTTCCGTATACAGCGCTTACAAACACTAAAATGAGTTTGAACAGAGGGgtggagaaaagaaagataTGTTGAAAAAGTCACACTTCCAAACAGCTGTAACTTAAACAATGGTTTGAAGATATGGCTTTCAAAAATATTCAACTTTAAGTACAGGGGTTGGAGAAAATGATGTGAACACTTATCATTATAAGGGTTAatatcatttgtgaccctggaccacaaaaccagtatcacaggtatatttgtagcaatagccaacagtacactgtatgggtcaaaattatcgatttttctgttgtcaaaaatcattaggatattaagtaaagatcatgttccattaaggtattttgtaaattgcctaccgtaaatatatcaaaacttaatttttgattagtaatatgcattggtaagaatttcatttagacaactttaagggcgattttctcaatattttgattgttttgcaccctcagagtctattttcaaatagttgtatctcagcccaTTACTGTCTTATCCtaataaagcttatttattcagctttcagaagatgtataaatctcaggttaaaaaaaacctgacgcttatgactggttttgtggtccagggtcacatttgtgtaggctacaataaaaacatcactattatcttttatttatcatatcaatttttatttgtcatatgcATATCAGTTTCATGTAAATTGTGTTCAGTACAAGCTGCTGGCGAAATGGTTGACTTGTCAAATTTCCAAGGAGTGCAAACCATGGAAGCCTGTTTAGCAGGACCTTCTGTAAATTTAACAGCCCAATTGTTTCGTGTTTTATGGTGTTGTTTGGTTTTCCACAGTCTTTATGATTATGATTGCATACATAGAGCATGGCAAGACTTCATAACGAAAAAAGAATAATGAGCGAAAACCGAAAATGAATAATAGGGACTGTCAAACACCAAGCAAGACTGTGTCCAAACAACACAGAACAACTGCCGAAAAGTGACAGCAAACCTCAATGGACTACAGAGAGCCTCACAAAGCCGGCATCCATGAAAGAGCTGCAATTCCTAAAGTACTAAGTTCATGGCCagttcattattttttgttttgtttgtgcacaaaaactattctcatagcttcagaaaattacagttgaacactgatgtcacatggagatttttaacaatgtccttactatctttctgcaccttgaacgtggtagtcacattgctgtctatgcagggtcagaaagctctcagatttcttcaaaaatatcttaatttgtgttccaaagatgaacaaaagtcttacaggtttagaacgacatgagggtgagtaattcaagacagaattttaatttttgggtaaactatccctttaataatgaAATACTGCCTATTTGCCAGGTGTTCACATTATTGTGCAACCcctgtatatacatacacaccaAGTCAGAACACGATTATGTTGTAAAGAATGTGCAA
The sequence above is drawn from the Labeo rohita strain BAU-BD-2019 chromosome 16, IGBB_LRoh.1.0, whole genome shotgun sequence genome and encodes:
- the zdhhc3a gene encoding palmitoyltransferase ZDHHC3-A isoform X2; the protein is MRSPVPRFRDVERQASSLQPAQCLPPCHERPSNMWFIKDACGIICAIITWLLVFFAEFVVLFIMLIPSKNLTYSLVNGIIFNSLAFLALASHFRAMCTDPGAVPKGNATKEYIESLQLKPGQVVYKCPKCCSIKPDRAHHCSVCKRCIRKMDHHCPWVNNCVGENNQKYFVLFTMYICLISLHALAMVVFHFLYCFEDDWTKCSTFSPPATVILLILLCFEGLLFLIFTSVMFGTQIHSICTDETGIEQLKKEERRWAKKTKWMNMKAVFGHPFSIAWFSPFSTPDHGKADPYQYVV